The following DNA comes from Gambusia affinis linkage group LG21, SWU_Gaff_1.0, whole genome shotgun sequence.
agaaaaagtgcaTCCTGGCTTTACGTCAGCGTTCATGCTATCTGCTACAGTTACAACATGTTGTCCTTCCTTCGACCTGCGAGTAACACAATAttgcaaaagaacaaaataataaggCACCTACAGAAATAGCTGAACACTGTTTGATCCAACGTTACAGTTATGATCACTTTTTTCCCAGCAGAAGGTAAGATGAGATTCATGTCCAGACGTTTCACGGTTACATTCTCAGGACGTTGGTGGAATTTTATTTGTTCGAAtttatttgggggaaaaaaaaataaaaaaaagtcattgtATATCTGAATGAAAAAGCGATTGTATTAGAATGAAATACTCATTTAAACACAAGTTATGAACTCAAAATAACCTTTCCTGCATATTGTTTTCCTATGAACATAAACAGGACAAACAAGCACGCTGCCATCTTGTTCTTTCTTTACCCAAAACGACTAGAATCGCCTAAAATGATCAGTCATTTCACTTGGATGAACATCAATAAGGTTGGCGTTTCAAACCAGAGTTTCAAAGTAAAGTGAAGGATTGACAGTCTAACCTGAGACCATGTTGTAATGCGTTCACAACATTGAAACTAAATCTgagaatttgatttatttagagattttcttacaagtgaaacagattttttttgcctttacaTATTGACTTTGGGAACTTCATTCTATCGAGCATTGTGTAGAACAGAGGACTGTAGCCATTAACCAATATGACATAGACCATTTTAATTGGTCATGTCTGTACAGAAGCTAAAATAATTACGATGAGACTAATATTATAAGCAAGCTCTTTCTTTGTAATGGAAACGGCCCTATTCTATTCAAATGtgtgctgggttttttttcttgcagaagAGATTTCTTATTTCTCAAACCTAAAAGCCTGGATAAAATTAATAGATTTTAGATCTGGCAAAGAAAGGTCGCatattaaataattcaaattcagaTTCTTCCCTTTCACTTTTTGGCTCTGGACAAATTTCCATCAGTAGGTTCAAGTGCAAAACTGGCAGTCTGCTTTTTAAAGGTTGGTGACCTCTGGATGAGATGAGTCTGTGGAGCTTCATTTTTACAAGAAGTCAAACTTGTATTAGCAAGGAATAACGTGTGCCAGCTCTGTTCGGGTACAGAGGAGTTCAAGATGGAACAATCGTTGAGTGAAACCAATCGTGACTCAACTGCAAATCTTCCGACCCATTTTATGAATCTATCGCCATCTTATTTAACagttatgtatattttttcttcagccCCACTGAAACaacactttctaaaaaaaataaatttgtttttactacaATTACAGACGGAAGTCTGTCAGGCTGTGTCTTTGCATACATGGAGTGAGTTTCTGCTTCCACCACCACTGAGTCGAGTGAATTTCTAGTAAAGCAGATGaaatctgggaaaaaaaacattcacaggaACCTGAAAACTTTTGGTGCCGTTTTCAAATATCCCCATTTCTTCACAGTAAACTTAGTAAATAGTTGCTTTTTATAGACAGTTGCCACTGACACTGAAACATCCCAAAGGCGGGTGTGAACTCAGATGCACTCACTGCAGACTCTTCCTtctcaaaactgtacaaaataggGAACAAAATGGCAAACAAAACAGCCTCCTGTTGTAGATGCACACACAGACAGCACAAATATATAGAAGACCCTTACGGTTCATAAAAACCATTTTGAAAGGTTAAATTTACACACAAAGATTAGGCATGTATGacttttttcatcaacattttattgggttaaaataagcattaatgtttgaataaaacctGTGCTGCTGATTAAATCAAATTGTAGCAACTGCATAaaatcttatatatatatatatatatatatatatatatatatatatatatatatatataggtacTTTAGGCATAAGAAATTAGTAAATATAAGAAATTGACAGATTTTTAGCATATGTAACATTGAATGTTAATGGTTTGTTTCAGGTTTATTGCAGCCATTATTTTCACCACTTTATCAATCCAGTGAGTAGAactataaatatgaaaaatcaaAAGTAGTTTGGGCAAGAAAGTATAAAGATGGGTGAAACTGTTTGAGTTCATACTAAAATCCCACTATGGCTGAGGTTCGGCGGTCCAGTCAGGTATGGAAAAAGTCTTAGACTGTCTTTTTTGCTCGCCTATAGTGTAGTCCACATGGATACATATGTGTCTGGAGCTGTCCTCGGAGGGAAACATGCTAACCTCTCCGCTAACCGGCGTGTCCTGCACCACCTCCACGGGGGAGTCCAGGTACAGCACTGCCTGCTTCCAGTGGGTCTCCGGCTTGAACGGAGACGTGGACAGAACGAGCGAGTGCGGTTTTTCCGGGCAGGGAAAAGTCACCGTGAAGTAGACACAGAAAGCGTTCACCGCAGCCGAGCCGAACGACTCGCACGTGAAGCGGCCCTTCACCGTCCGCAGCTCCTCCGCCGTCACCGAATGCAGGTCGAGCTCGGCGAAGCGGGCCGGGTGGGAGAGCACGTCCTCCATAGCCACGGGGCTCACGGTTATGTCCGAATTCTTAATGCACCTCCGAGCGAAGTTGGACATGCAGGACATGTCGACGCCGTACTGCTCTTTGACGGTGTACCAGAAGTACAGGCGGTCCTCCACTACTGGGTCGCTTATGGGGGTAATGTAGATCTCGGCTCGGCTCGGCAGGATGAGTCCGCCGGCCTTCAGCCACCTGTCGCGAGCGTAGAGCACCGAGTTGAGCATGGACTCGTGCAGAAGAGCGTAGCCCATCCACTCGCTCACTATCACCTCCACCTTCTCCGGCAGCTCCACCGTCTCCACCGTACCTCTTATGACTTCCACTACGTCCTCTACGTTGTTCTGCTTCACTATTTCCACCGCCTGCTCGGCTATGGAGCAGGCCTCCACGGCGTACACCTTCTTAGCGCCAGCTTGAGCGCAGAAGATGCTTAAAACGCCGGTTCCTGCTCCGACATCCAGCACCACTTTACCTCTAATCAACTCGCTGTTCTTTAAAATAGCCGTCCGGTAGGTGCTGGTCCGGACGTGGTCTGCTATCATCTCTTCATGTATCGTCACATCGGAATagctgtcaaaataaaacctgtccTGTCGGGTTTTATCtagttttctcttctttccagCATAAGACATCCTCCTTCTACCGTCGTGTGTTGCTACTACTTTGTTGCGGTGCTTCCGCATTGTCGAATCTGGGACTTGTAGTTCTTTATTGAGCATGATGAGGGCCATACGATAAAAGCTGGACTACAATTACCACAAGCAAACGGGATTCTAGTTGCGTTTAGGTGGCGCACTAGAGTTCCTACctgaaaattttaataatgaaaacaaaaaatatgcattctTAGTTTTCTTAATTCTTctattttaaagactaaaaaagaaaaaaattataaaacaacataaaaacaaccaatataAGATTTGGAAAATCaatgcattaatatttataatacaacatctatctatctatctatctatctatctatctatctatctatctatctatctatctatctatctatctatctatctatctatctatctatctatctatctatctatctatctatctatctatctatctatctatctatctatctatctatctatctatctatctatctgatgtagtatttattttctaaatcttaTTTTGACAACTATATGTATTAATCCAAACTTTCTTGCAGTCAGAACAggttgtgtaaaaatgtaagctAGATTTGATTATTCATGTTTGCAATAAATGCTCATCAACAAGCAAAGACTCCTAAATATATCTGCCCATTGTTAAGCAGATTTctatacacattttatttctgtgcgGTCTGTCTTCTTATGATGAAAATTAATCATAAAGCAAAtctgtgaattaaatattttgtattattttgttctaataaaacaaaaacaaaaattattcagCAACACCATTGAACTGGGCATGGGCAGATACAAGGTCttcttttgagtaaaaataacacTACTTGATCGAATGTAATGGAAATCAGAGAAGCAACACTTATCCAATATTTTGCTGGTGGAATTATATAAACTGTTATTGGTATAGGTGCAAAATCTGCTAACATTTActtgttatttaaatttttagatgTCGAGACGTTTCAGACTCTAGAGCTGGTAAATTCAAATAAGATAAAGTTACTAAATACGGTTAACAAATTTTTGGTCTCctgctttggttttgtttattttttgcttattttaatccACCAACTCCTACAATatggtcattttaaaaactttaagcaAACTTTatagtaggaaaaaaaattttttgatcAGTATCTGACTGGGTGCAAAGTTGCtctgtattttaaatgattatgttttaaaaaaaaacaaacaaaaaacaaaacaaaactacacaCTTCAAAACCAGCATCAGAATGTTGATTCGGCACCTAACGTCGCCGCTTTTCAGAGGTTACCCGTATCTCAATACACTCGTATATCTGAAAAGATGTTTATGGCACATCTTCAGTGTCCGTCCTGTAACTGCAGAACACAAAGGGCTCGTTTTCATTTCAGAACCTTCCCCAACGGCGCAGCCGGCAGAACACAGCTGTTTGTGGCTTGGCTCAGCCCCTGTGGGACTCTCTCCACTCCGTTTCAGAGATCTTTGGCAACCCccctctaaaaaaaaacaaaaacaaaaaaaaaaacagacgcAGGACAAACGAGAAGGAACTGTATCCATTTTCATGAAGAGGAAAAACCGAACAAAGAAAGCACTGGTGTTGAGAGGAGGTGGAAGATGCCGGCTGGTTGGTGCCTTTCAACTCTGCCCAGTTTAACACATGACAAAGAGAATGTGATTGAAATGCAGGACAAACAGAAAGCTTCGTTCAGCGCCTGGAAGGGATACACTGAAACTACacacttcaatgtattttactgaaaatgtatgCAATAAACCTGCGCAAAGGCCTGCATGCAGATGAAGTTGAAGAAGAACGAGGATGAGGTTTTCCTCTAtctattctttattttctttttttacaaatacaaatctggaGGGAGTggtatgtatttgtatttagcccGCTTTACATTACTTTGACAttgctaaata
Coding sequences within:
- the prmt6 gene encoding protein arginine N-methyltransferase 6 is translated as MALIMLNKELQVPDSTMRKHRNKVVATHDGRRRMSYAGKKRKLDKTRQDRFYFDSYSDVTIHEEMIADHVRTSTYRTAILKNSELIRGKVVLDVGAGTGVLSIFCAQAGAKKVYAVEACSIAEQAVEIVKQNNVEDVVEVIRGTVETVELPEKVEVIVSEWMGYALLHESMLNSVLYARDRWLKAGGLILPSRAEIYITPISDPVVEDRLYFWYTVKEQYGVDMSCMSNFARRCIKNSDITVSPVAMEDVLSHPARFAELDLHSVTAEELRTVKGRFTCESFGSAAVNAFCVYFTVTFPCPEKPHSLVLSTSPFKPETHWKQAVLYLDSPVEVVQDTPVSGEVSMFPSEDSSRHICIHVDYTIGEQKRQSKTFSIPDWTAEPQP